In Lathyrus oleraceus cultivar Zhongwan6 chromosome 2, CAAS_Psat_ZW6_1.0, whole genome shotgun sequence, the DNA window TTCTAGTAACAAGTTTACTCTTAGGTTTCAATTTTAGCTCGGGCGAGAATTTGTAATTCGGATCTCTCATTCTTGCTTGTATGTCTTTAAAAAATTGAAGATTCAGCTGTTTAGGCCCTCCTTGTCTAAGCTCTTCATACTCAGGTCCCGAAACAACGTTTTCAAATGCGCCAATGAGAATATCTAAATCACTCATAACTTCCCATGTATTAGTATACCTCCCATCTGGACCTTTCTTTAATTTCTTCAAAGCATTCTCGACTGCGATCTTCCTAGCTTGCTTTCCCGGCGACAACTCCTCTGGTTCTTGTTCGGCTTTCAAAAGCTCAGAGATGGTTCTGTATTTCGGCATTTCATCAAACTCAAAAATCTTATCTATGTGCTTATCGCTTCTTTCATTTGGGTAAGCTTCTGTAGGAACATCGTCGTCACTGTCCATCTCATCTCCGGTCCACAGCGTCTTTTCCTCGTCACTACCAGACCAAACACTTCTTAACTCGTCACTGTCATCAGCATCAACCAGGTCCGCATGTTTCTTAGCTTCCTGTCTTGCTTTTCTAATATCTTTATGAAGACGGCTCTTTGAATCATTGTCTTCATCGCTTTCATCCTCGCTTCCTGTCCATAGAGTGTTGTCTTCATCCATCTCCTTTGCCCAGGTTTTCTTGAAGTCGTCATCCCCCGGTCTTCCGCCGCCAAAGAGATCATAGGGCTCCCGTGCACCACGAGCATACGATCTCAATGCTGCAAGTCAAATCCATTAGCTCAGATTCAGTAATGTATATAACAAATGGGTGGTTTTACTTTTAATAATTACACTACCACAATCAGTTCCAACTAAAAATTAACCTTGAAAACTCAGCAGAAAATCACTACTAGAACAATTTCGCGGTACAATTGGACCTGAAACATAATATAGTCTTGACCTGAAAGAGAAACAAACAATGAAGCATTTCATGGTGATGGAAAAATATCTAAAACCAAGATTTGAACAAGACGAAAATACCCAAACAGGCATCAAAGACAGAATTGATAAGAATAATCTTAACCTTTGTGAGAGTGGTAGGCAATGTGGTTTTGCAACCCTTTTAAGAGATGAAAAAAGACTATGGTAACAGAATGGTCTCCATCCCATTAGAAGAAATAGGTGATCTTCCGCTAACCGTTTTTTCTTAGCCCTCAATCTTTTGCTACCCCCTGAAGAGTATCCAATAcaaacaaattaaaaataaataatccACATTACACTATTTAGTGCCATCTTTTGAGGCATGTTTCTATCAAAGGAAGAACAGGCATAACAATCTCATCACTTGATATGATGTAAAAATTTAGTGAATGTTAATACAAATTAATAGAAATTACCTTGAATGATGAAGATGAACACAGTACAGAGGAGATGGCTGCTATAAATAATCTGGAGCGGAACGGCGGCGCGGCGAGGAGGTTATGATTTGGGAAGGAAGACGCAACTGCGGCGCGGCGAGGAGGTTATGATTTGGGAAGGAAGACGCAACTGCGGCGCGGCGAGGAGGTTATGATTTGGGAAGGAAGACGCAACTGCGGCGCGGCGAGGAGGTTATGATTTGGGAAGGAAGACGCAACTGCGGCGCGGCGAGGAGGTTATGATTTGGGAAGGAAGACGCAACTGCGGCGCGGCGAGGAGGTTATGATTTGGGAAGGAAGACGCAACTGCGGCGCGGCGAGGAGGTTATGATTTGGGAAGGAAGACGCAACTGCGGCGCGGCGAGGAGGTTATGATTTGGGAAGGAAGACGCAACTGCGGCGCGGCGAGGAGGTTATGATTTGGGAAGGAAGACGCAACTGCGGCGCAGAGAGGGAAAGGAACGCCGCAaatgaatttcatgatttttttttttgtttgtgACTAATTTTATGTTTCTCAActtttctgatttttcttttataaaatattataaaatattaaaagaaaaatgacataatAGAGGATTACTAAGAAGAAATGGGAGACTTAATTTAAGAAATAATTAAAAGTAATAATTGATTtgattaaataaaaataaaaataataataagaagaaaaaaaataaaaataaaaggtcttacaataaaaataaataaagatttATACAAGTTTACCCCCTCAATATTATAAGTTGGTACATTTTGATCAATTATgttaatttaaatttttaaatatGAATTACTCTTCATTCTAATAAAAAGTatttcatttgcatttttttttcATATCTCTCTTTAAAATATCAATAcaatatttattatttttttattactttatttatttattatttttttcgtCTTGTTTAATGTCATTGATTATTGATTATTCTATGACATTTCACTAATTTGAGAATTCATTATACATTGCATCATCCATTATATAATTTAGATATTATTTTAAGACATTAAGCATTGCATcatcttttatatatatatatatatatatatatatatatatatatatatatatatatatatatatatatatatatatatatattacattGAAGGGTAAAAATAGATCTTTGTTAAAATAATAAAGgtataaataaaagaaaaagtcACAAACTAAAAACTACAAGCTCAAAAACTACTTAAAATAGATTATTTATTTTTAAAGTTAAAAGCTAGTAAAAAAAAAAAGATACAAGCTAAAAGCTAAAAGACACTTATCAAACATAGTTTTTTTCATTAATATGAGCTGAAAAGCTAAAAGCTCTTTTTTGAATCTTATCAAATTGACTATATGTTTTGATAAGACACAAGAAAGTACGGGTTAGCAAATGTTTGATATCAAGAAGATTTTCATTATCTTCCTCCCTAAAATCTTGTTAGAGGAGAATTTAAAGAGCATCATGTTAGTGAATTTTCTAGTGGCCAATGATTTATGATTAAGTTTGTTTCATTCAAAAACTAAAATTGTTTATGTAGATTTTTTATATGGTGATGCGGGTTGTTTTGATGTGATTGTGCAAGACAGACTTGTAAGGTTAGCATTCAAGTACATAAGTCGGTGAGTGAATGAAAAAGGATAAAGTGAATTATGTAAAACCCTGAACCCCAACTTTTAATATAAAAAGAGAATTTCCACAACTTAGGATGCTATTTAATGCAAAAAAAAATGCAACATCAACgatatttttcaaaaacttcGCAACGGAATTCATAATATCTCAAAACATAATATAATTAAGTAAAGTAAATACTCAATGAAAGTAACTCAAACCAACAAGTCCAAAACAAATATTACAGAACAGAGCATAATGACCAACTAAATAGCAATAAGTATGAAAATAAACAAAGAAAACTCAGAGGTCATCTTCCAACTCACAAGCAACTACTCATGTTGAGTATCCGATTGTTTATACTCCAAAGGAGCACAGACGCAAAAAAAAAAGTGAGAATACACCTTACAAATATTAACAGTGAAATTAGCAACAAGATGAAAATTAACGAATTCATAAGTACATCATACACACAAAAACATAATCAAAGTCACATAATTATGCAAATGCTAATGTCACCAACTCCTCATCAAAAATGTATGTGGTACCGGGTTTTTGAGATTAGAGGTATGTTACTGATTTATCCATGTCTTTGGTCCCTCTTAAACTGTATCCCTCTCTGGATGTGAGACATTCATAGTCCACCTCTGAACCAGACCATCAATGGACCAAAGTCATACCTAACTCCGAAATAAATTCATGCATGGTCATGTCCAATGTAAACATGCAATATCAACATCATCAATATCATAAACATCATAAGCATCAACATCGTAAACACCATCAACATCATAAACATCATatacatcatcaacatcataATTATCATCAAAACATCATCTAGATCATCGTCAGAAGGTCCCACTCTAGAACTTATGCATTGCCAATCACAAGTCGTCACTGCAATATATTTGGATTATCAATCATAAAAAATCGCCAATTAAGACTGTCATTGTAATCCTTTCGGATTACCAAACATAAAAAATTGTCCATTAAGGTCGTCATTGTAATCCTTTCGGATTATTAAACATTAAAAATCGCGAATTAAAATCGTCATTGTAATCCTTTCAAGTTACTAATCATAAGAAATTGTCAATTAAGGTTGTCACTGTAATCCTTTCAGATTACTATACTAAAAAAATTATGgtttaaaatttatttatttttcataaaaaaGGGTAAAGATGTTTTATTACCCAAATCTTTAAATTATCAAAATTTCTTAGGGAAACTCAAAACATCTAAAAATATCTCAGTTCTAAAAAATAACTATAGAGTATCCCAAGAGTACTCTAAAATATTTCAAGTGCTCTAAAGTTAAAGATTCACAGGTGAGATAACTCTATTAAGCATAAAGAACGGGCAATTTAACTCAATTTTAACTCTTTTGGCTTAACAACCTTCAACAATAAAAATGTTACTCAAAAGAAAATCTTATAATGTCAATAGTGCTCCAAACTCAACTCAAGTGTATCAtatgttagaacaagatttggtcAAGCCTCTAAAAGGTTTTGAGGataacaaagtacttaaagaacaAAATAGTTTGCTAACATTTTGTTTAAGTGTGCGGGATCGCAAGTATAAAACTAATCATGATTATTAGCATACGTGGAGAAGTAATTTAAAGTCTAATTCTGATTGATCAGAATCTGAACTAGTCCATCGCTTCTAAAGGCATCAAACTTTGGCCTCATAACCCAGCTTCTGATGACAACTCAGATTCTGAAGGTGTGGAGAGTAGTTAATTCGTACACTGATTTAAAGCAGTCTTGTCTAATCAAAGCCTCATATTTTTGGACAAAGTCAACTTGAATTTTATCTTTGCAAGGCTCAAGAAAAAGGGATGTGACGTCTTCATATCTTTCTACCTTTTGGTAGATACATAGTACGATGAAAGATACTGAGAGCAATATTATTATTCAGTGAATAAAGCTTCAGACCATAAGCAACTCTTCAATGTCTCTCTTGACATACTTCTTCACTAAGTTTGTTGTTGTTCAAACCTCCGACGACTCTTTTTCTATCTCTATAAAAGGAGGTCGGAGATTCAAAGGAAGGTTACAACATCACAATATATAGATAGATCTTAGCATAACTCTAAGTTGTTATTGTAACTGTTATAATATAAAATCTAAGATAAGAAAATTGTTCATCATCTGAAACCCAACAACCCTCTCAACACTATGAGCATGTTCCTTTGTCCCCTCCTAGAACACCCGGTCTTGTTCAAAGTCAACCTCTAGAACAAGTTGCATCTGAACTTCAAATTAGAACTGAATAAGTTATTTAGGATCTATCTCTAGTCCAAATTGCTTTTGAATCTATAGTTGAGTCTGAACAAATTCTTTTTTACCTAGTTCACCCTGAAATCTCTCTAAATCCACGTCACTTTTCAAACCATTCATTTGAACCTGAACCCTTATACTTTAAACAACTCATCCCTCTCTCAAATTATCCAAACTAATATGGGAGATTAATTTTTGGTTTGTGACTAATTTTATGTTTCTCAacttttttgattttttttataaaatattataaaatcaaaagaaaaatATCATTACTAAGAAGAAATGGGAGACCTAATTTAAGAAATAATTAAAAGTAATaattgatttgatttgatttaaataaaaataagaaaaagaagaaaaaaaaggagTAGCACATTTACTTTTAAAAAGGTCTTACAGtaaaaaaaactttaaaaaactataaaaaaaataaagattTATAAAAGTTTACCCCCTCGATATTATAAGTTGGTACAATTATGTTAATATGAATTACTACTTCTTCCATCTAATAAAAAGTGTCTCATGttcatgtttttttttaaatatcaatataatatttattatttttttctacTACTATATCCTTTTTATTAATTTTCACTATTTTAAACTAGTATTCCACTAACTATAATAAATAAGAATATTTTAATAAATgatattaattttattattaaaatcaACATATTTAATAATTTTCTTAAAAAACACACAATGCTCAAACAAGACATTTGTTATAACATAAGCACTTTTACCCTCTAATTAATACTACTATTACTTTAATCATTCCGATATATGATAAAGATACTTTAGTAAAATATCATTATCTCTCTTTcatttattaatttttttttaatggTTAAGTAAATCACTCATTATAGGACGGAGGGAGAATATTATTATTGACCAAAATAAACACGAAAATGGGTTGAGGTTGCATTATCCATACTAGTCTAAGATTCGTGGTCGGATTAATTTAAACTATAAGTTTGAATTAAAAAACAatataaatattataaaaaaagttattataaatataaaataaatcaaaacTAAAAAGAGGAATAGGAAAAATCGAAATAGAGATGAAAAAAcgaattttaaaatagaaaatcaaaactaaaaaaagataaaaataaataGACCAAAAATTACAattaaacttaaattttttaattaattatttatataATTAGAGATAAAACTAACTTTGATTCAGTAGTTGAAATTTAAGCAATTGCATGAACACTTGAATCATATTTATTTAGATGGAGAATGACACTTTAGTAGTCATTATCTCCTGACATTTAAACCCAATTTATAAGAAAATTGTTCGATTTGTTTGGTAAAATAAGTAATAGTTAGATAATTGATAATTGATAATTGATAGTTCATAGATGGTAGTTGATGATTGATATATGATAAATTAATTTGAGTATTTGATAAATTAGCTCTTACACTAGTTGATAGATACAAAATAACATAAAAGAATATTCTTAATTAAAAATTAATTGATCATTATcttattatattatattattaaatTAACTTTTATTCTATAAAAATAAATGTATTAATAAAAACATGAACACTGTTTTAATATATATGAAAAATTAAAGATAATTTGTATAtaaattttataataaaatttaaCGAAATACACAAATTAATAACATTGTAATTTAAAATTCAATTAGATTaatccaaaataataataaaaataagttTGTAGTTTAATATTCTAAAAAAAATCCTAAGTTTTTTCGTCTTGTTTGATCTCATTGATTCTCTTATGACATTTCACTAACTTGAGAATTATCAACACTATTTCAAAATTCATTATATAATTTAGATGTTACTTAAAGACATTAAACATTGTATCATCTTTCATCTTGTAACTTGgtgtgaatatatatatatatatatataaggtaGTACATTGAAGGATAAAAATTGATTTTGGTTAAAATAATATAAGggtataaataaataaaaaagtcACAAACTAAAAACTACAAACTCAAAAACTTCTTCAAatagatttttttaaaaaagctAAAAGCTAGTAAAAAATGTTACAAGTTAAAAAATAATAGACCGTTATCAAATAAAGTTTTTTCATTAATGTGGGTTGAAAAGGCAAAAGCTCTTTTTTGGGTCTTATCAAACAGACTATATGTTTTAAAGAGACACAAGAAAGTATGGGTTAGCAAATGTTTGATATCAAGAAGATTTTCACTATCTTCCTCTATAGAATCTTGTTGGAGGAGAATTCAAAGAGCACTGTGTTAGTGAAGTTTCTAGTGGCCAATGATTTATGATTAGGTTTTGTTTCATTCAAAAACTAGAATTGTTGATGTAGATTCTTGATGTGATGTTGTGGGTTGTTTTCATGCGATTGTGCAAGACAGACTTGTAAGGTTAACACTCAAACACATAAGTCAGTGACTGAATGAAAAGGGATAAAGTGAATTATGTAAAACCCCGAACCTTAACTTttaaaataaaagagaatttcCACAACTTAAGATGCTAGTAACGCAAAAAATGCAACATCAACGATATTGTTCAAAAACTTCGCAACGGAATTAAAAATATCTCAAAACATAACATAATTAAGTAAAGCAAATACTCAACGAAAGTAACTCGAACCAACAACTCCAAAACAAATATTACAGACCAGAGCATAACGACCAACTAAATAGCGATCAGAATGAAAATAAACGATGAGAACTCAAAGGTCATGTTCCAACTCACAAGCAACTACTCATGATGAGTGCCTGATTATTCGTACTCTATAGGAGCACAGACGCCAAAACAACAAAAAGGGTGAGAAAACACCTTACAAATATTAAAGGTGAAATTAGCAACAAGATGGGAATTAACGAATTCATAAATACATCGttcacaaaaaaaacataatcAAAGTCAAATAATTATGCAAATGCCAATGTCACCAACTCCTCGTCAAAAATGCATGTCTCCTGTTTAGAATTAGAGGTATGTTACTGATTTACCCATGTCTCCTGTTCCTCTTAAACCGCGTCCTTCTCTGGATGTGATACCTTCATAGTCCCTCTCTGAACCACACCATCAATGGGGCAAAGTCATATCTAACTCCGAAATAAATGCAAGCATGGTCACGTCTAATATAAGCACACAACATCATAAACATCATAAACATCATAAGCATCATAAGCATCATTAACATCATAAACATCGTAAACACCATCAACATCATAAACTCATCAACATCATAAATATGACCAATATCATAAACATcataaacatcatcaaaacatCATTCGAATTATCATCAGAAGGTTCCACTCTAGAACCTATGGGTTGCCAATCACATGTCGTCACTGCAATCTTTTTGGGTTATCAATCATAGAAAATCTCCAATTAAGATTGTCACTGTAATCCCTTTGAATTACTAAACATTAAAAATCGTCAATTAAGGTCGTCATTATAATCCTTCCAGATTACTAAACATTAAAAATCTCCAATTAAGGTCGTCGTTGTAATCCTTTCGAATTACTAATCATAAGAAATCGCCAATTAAAGTTGTCACTATAATCCTTTTAGATTactataataaaaaaaattatggtttaaaatttatttatttttcatcaGAAAAGGTAAAGATGTTTTATTACCCAAACCTTCAAATTATCAAAATTTCTCAGGGAAACTCAAAACATCTAAAAAATTCTCAATTCTAAAAAATAACTATAGAGTATCCTAAAAGTACTCTAAAGTTAAAGGTTCACATGTGATAACTCTATTAAACATAA includes these proteins:
- the LOC127117953 gene encoding uncharacterized protein LOC127117953 → MGWRPFCYHSLFSSLKRVAKPHCLPLSQRSRLYYVSGPIVPRNCSSSDFLLSFQALRSYARGAREPYDLFGGGRPGDDDFKKTWAKEMDEDNTLWTGSEDESDEDNDSKSRLHKDIRKARQEAKKHADLVDADDSDELRSVWSGSDEEKTLWTGDEMDSDDDVPTEAYPNERSDKHIDKIFEFDEMPKYRTISELLKAEQEPEELSPGKQARKIAVENALKKLKKGPDGRYTNTWEVMSDLDILIGAFENVVSGPEYEELRQGGPKQLNLQFFKDIQARMRDPNYKFSPELKLKPKSKLVTRKKWQKTESRRRKAQRR